The stretch of DNA CTCAACAGCCTTGCCTCCATGGTTGCTTGACGATGTGAagaaaaaacagagagagagacagagagtaGAAGAATAAAATACAATCGAAGAGCACGGCGAAGAAACCGAAGATTGGTTGGAGAGAGGCAGAGTAAAAGGCAAGTTGAAGGGCATGGCGGTTGGCTGAAGAGGGTAGGTGTTTGAACGTGACTGCAACCGTGTATTATGTATTCTGATAatctcttctatttttttctataaagggcaaaaacaaaaaaaaaaaagcgccaaaaacactataaataatatttaatataataatgatacCACTTACCATATTAGTATAAGAGATAGGATAAAATAATTCGAATAAAACATACTAaccaatatatttataatatattatatattttataatataaatgataCGTTATTCACGTCGTGAAACATAAGTTAACAAGGAATGAATGTCTGGATCCCACTTCTATGAGCACATGCCGCTTCTCTCTCAATTTGCTTTTTGTTaggtataattttatctttcataatagattttatttttttattttttagtaaaataaataaaatgataatcttaaattaagaggataattaaatattaattagattaTAAGTATCAATATATATAGAGTCATActacatgtacatcatttttgtacatcttaggcTACataaggtgtatcaatgacaaaaataccctgcgcctcacgcgcctctatgcgtctcagagagatatttttgtcattgatacacctttgtgtagctcaagatgtacacaaaggtgtaccaatagcatttttcatatatataaatatatgtggttattaataaatttatgtttaaaataaatttaactttgaAATTGAGAATAAATTCATTCCTAAGGGGCGTGGGGGTGGGGGAGATGGCGAAAACTATAAGTAGGTTCTTTCTTTCTATGGTCATCCTCAATGTAAAGAGAGTCAGCCAGTCTCTCTCTTATCTCAACGCTTGTACGTCTCTGAGATGCAGATACCAGTCCCGATTAGAGCTCCGACATGGATTTCCACGCGAAGACTCTTCGAGGAGAAGCTATTAGATCTTCACAAATGCACCAACCTAAATCACGTGAAACAAGTTCTAGCCATCGCATACAAATCCAATCTTCACAGAGACCTTTTCGTCACTCGGAAGCTCATCGCTGCCTTCGCAATTTGTCGCCAAATGGTGTTGGCGGTTAACGTCTTCCGTCAAATTCAAGACCCCAATGTGCATCTATACAATACTTTGATCAGAGCTCACACTCAGAACTCCCAGCCTTATCAGGCCTTTGCATCTTTCCTCGATATGCTGCACTGTGGCGTGTTCCCTGATAATTTCACTTACCCTTTTTTGCTGAAGGCGTTTTCCGGGCAAGCTTCGTTGCGGTTGGTTCAAATGATTCATACACATATTGAGAAATTTGGTTTCTCTTCAGATATATTTGTGCCCAATTCGTTGATTGATAGCTACTCGAAGTGTGGTTCTGTAGGCTTACAAGCGGCAAGGAAGTTGTTTGGGGTGATGGTGGAACGAGACGTTGTTTCTTGGAATTCAATGATCAGTGGGTTGGTGAAGGCGGGTGAGGTGAGGGAAGCTCGTCGCCTGTTTGATGAAATGCCTGACAGAGATACCGTGAGTTGGAATACAATATTGGATGGTTATTCGAAGGCAGGACATATGGACGTTGCATTTGAATTATTCCAAAAGATGCCGGAGAGGAATGTTGTGTCTTGGTCTACAATGGTTTCCGGTTATTGTAAAGCTGGGGAGATGGAGATGGCAAGGATGTTGTTTGATAAGATGCCGGCCAAGAATCTGGTTACTTGGACTATAATAATTTCCGGGTATGCTGAAAAGGGACTTGCAACAGATGCTATTAGCTTGTTTGACAAAATGGAGGAGGCAGGATTGAAGCCTGATGATGGCActattataagtattttagctGCTTGTGCAGAGTCAGGCTTGCTTGCATTGGGGGAGAGAGTTCATGCCTCAATAGACAGGGCTAGGTATAAATGTAGTCCTCACATATCCAATGCGTTGATTGATATGTATGCAAAATGTGGCAGCTTGAACCAGGCATTGAGTATCTTTAATGGGATGAAAAAAAGAGATTTGGTGTCTTGGAATGCCATAATTCAGGGTCTGGCTATGCATGGGCATG from Diospyros lotus cultivar Yz01 chromosome 6, ASM1463336v1, whole genome shotgun sequence encodes:
- the LOC127803158 gene encoding pentatricopeptide repeat-containing protein At3g29230, translating into MQIPVPIRAPTWISTRRLFEEKLLDLHKCTNLNHVKQVLAIAYKSNLHRDLFVTRKLIAAFAICRQMVLAVNVFRQIQDPNVHLYNTLIRAHTQNSQPYQAFASFLDMLHCGVFPDNFTYPFLLKAFSGQASLRLVQMIHTHIEKFGFSSDIFVPNSLIDSYSKCGSVGLQAARKLFGVMVERDVVSWNSMISGLVKAGEVREARRLFDEMPDRDTVSWNTILDGYSKAGHMDVAFELFQKMPERNVVSWSTMVSGYCKAGEMEMARMLFDKMPAKNLVTWTIIISGYAEKGLATDAISLFDKMEEAGLKPDDGTIISILAACAESGLLALGERVHASIDRARYKCSPHISNALIDMYAKCGSLNQALSIFNGMKKRDLVSWNAIIQGLAMHGHGEKALQLFSGMKKEGFVPDKVTLVGVLCACTHGGFVDEGIHYFYTMERDYGIVPEIEHYGCMIDLLGRGGHLEEAFRLVHSMPMEPNVIIWGTLLGACRVHNAVDYAKEALDHLVELEPTDAGNVSMLSNIYAAAGDWDSFASLRLQMKNMGTQKPSGASSIELDNEVYEFTVLDRSHPKSNSMYQMISGLRLHLKQVGHVREAY